One window of the Enterobacter huaxiensis genome contains the following:
- a CDS encoding AzlD domain-containing protein, with amino-acid sequence MENMTVFILGIAVLSLGTYLMRLGGAKLGNRLALSERSQALLSDAATVLLFSVALATTFYEGEHFAGMARVLGVAFAVFLAWRKMPLIVVIVAAAVVTALLRLAGLH; translated from the coding sequence ATGGAAAACATGACGGTCTTTATTCTCGGCATTGCCGTGCTCTCTCTGGGAACGTATTTGATGCGCCTCGGCGGGGCAAAACTGGGCAACCGGCTGGCGCTTTCCGAGCGTTCACAGGCCCTGCTCTCCGATGCGGCAACGGTACTGCTGTTTTCGGTGGCGCTGGCGACCACGTTTTATGAAGGGGAACATTTCGCCGGCATGGCGCGGGTGCTGGGCGTGGCGTTTGCGGTGTTTTTAGCCTGGCGAAAGATGCCGTTGATCGTGGTGATCGTCGCGGCGGCGGTGGTGACGGCGCTGCTGCGCCTGGCGGGTTTGCATTGA
- a CDS encoding PTS fructose transporter subunit IIA, with the protein MALLTAHCIDLNIRGNSPYSILKALADMAYQNGFVGDRSAFLQTLLLREKLHSTGFGSGIAVPHGKSATVRAPFVLFARQTEGVDWRASDDEAVTCWICLGVPPEGEDDQVKVIGSLCRRIIHDDFISQLKQGDADQVLALLNKTLSQ; encoded by the coding sequence ATGGCCCTTCTCACCGCCCACTGTATTGACCTCAATATTCGCGGCAATAGCCCGTATTCCATTCTCAAAGCGCTGGCCGACATGGCTTATCAAAACGGCTTCGTCGGCGATCGCAGCGCATTTTTACAGACGCTGCTCCTGCGTGAAAAACTGCACTCTACCGGTTTCGGCTCCGGCATCGCCGTTCCGCACGGCAAAAGCGCCACCGTCAGGGCGCCGTTCGTACTGTTTGCACGTCAAACCGAGGGGGTGGACTGGCGAGCCAGCGACGACGAGGCCGTTACCTGCTGGATCTGCCTCGGCGTGCCACCGGAAGGGGAGGATGACCAGGTCAAAGTGATTGGCAGCCTGTGCCGCAGAATTATCCACGACGATTTTATCTCACAGCTTAAGCAGGGCGACGCCGACCAGGTGCTGGCGCTGCTCAACAAGACGCTGAGCCAATAA
- a CDS encoding aminopeptidase, with the protein MNANLLKALCDANAVSGDEQEVRDILIDTLEPHADDITFDGLGSFIARKGARGPKVAIVGHMDEVGFMVTHITDEGFIRFDTIGGWWSQSMLNHRVTIRTRSGRKIPGVIGSVAPHALSEKQKSLPMSFDEMFVDIGANSREEVLSRDIAMGDFISPESDFCRWGEDKIVAKALDNRAGCALMAELFVAVNNPDITLFGVGSVEEEVGLRGAQTSAEHIKPDVVIVLDTAVAGDVPGIDAVKYPLRLGQGPGVMLFDKRYFPNQTLLSALKTSAAKRETPLQFSTMKTGATDGGRYNVMGGGRPVVALCLPTRYLHANSGMISTMDYDAAFAMVHELLMSLNEEKVAAMTHFR; encoded by the coding sequence ATGAACGCTAATTTACTGAAAGCACTGTGTGACGCCAACGCGGTGAGCGGCGACGAACAGGAAGTGCGCGATATCCTGATCGACACGCTGGAGCCGCACGCCGATGACATCACCTTTGACGGGCTGGGCAGCTTTATCGCCCGTAAAGGCGCACGCGGTCCGAAGGTAGCGATTGTCGGGCACATGGATGAGGTCGGATTTATGGTGACCCATATTACCGACGAGGGCTTTATCCGCTTCGATACCATTGGTGGCTGGTGGAGCCAGTCGATGCTAAACCACCGCGTGACCATCCGCACCCGAAGCGGGAGGAAAATTCCCGGCGTGATTGGCTCCGTTGCGCCACATGCCCTGAGCGAAAAGCAAAAAAGCCTGCCGATGAGTTTTGATGAGATGTTTGTCGATATTGGGGCCAACAGTCGTGAAGAGGTACTGAGCCGCGATATCGCAATGGGGGATTTTATCAGTCCGGAATCAGACTTTTGCAGATGGGGCGAGGATAAGATTGTCGCCAAAGCGCTGGATAACCGCGCGGGATGCGCGCTGATGGCAGAGCTATTTGTGGCGGTCAATAACCCGGACATCACCCTTTTTGGCGTGGGCAGCGTCGAAGAGGAAGTGGGCCTGCGCGGGGCACAAACGTCTGCCGAGCACATTAAGCCGGACGTGGTTATCGTGCTGGATACCGCCGTGGCGGGTGATGTACCGGGCATCGACGCCGTGAAGTATCCACTCAGGCTGGGCCAGGGGCCGGGCGTAATGCTGTTCGACAAACGCTATTTCCCGAACCAGACGCTGCTGAGCGCACTAAAAACCAGCGCAGCCAAACGGGAAACGCCGCTGCAATTCAGTACCATGAAAACCGGCGCGACCGACGGCGGGCGTTATAACGTGATGGGCGGGGGTCGTCCGGTGGTCGCGCTGTGTTTACCCACGCGATATCTGCACGCCAATAGCGGTATGATCTCGACAATGGATTACGATGCGGCCTTCGCGATGGTGCATGAACTGCTGATGTCGCTGAACGAGGAAAAGGTCGCCGCGATGACGCATTTTCGCTAA
- a CDS encoding alpha-galactosidase, whose protein sequence is MQDSIFRLESNTVDVVIKTHPFAEILYWGPHLQHFSPQDALSIARPVANGRLDVDSPVALMAELGHGLFGSPGIEGHRQGLDGSPVFKTTQVQQELNTLTITAEDEHAGLRLTSELALDASGVLVVRHGLTNLKAIPWQVDRFAVTLPVAERAQEVMAFHGRWIREFQPHRVTLEHDGFVIENRRGKTSHEHFPALISGTPSFSEMQGDVWGVHLGWSGNHRLRAEAKTDGRRYLQAEALYLPGEMAVEEGDTLWTPRLYASYSTRGLNGMSQQFHRYLRDNVIRFPDDKPRPVHLNTWEGIYFNHDPDYIMRMADEAAALGVERFIIDDGWFKGRNDDHAALGDWYLDEKKYPNGLTPVIDRVKRLGMEFGIWVEPEMINPDSDLYRAHPDWVLALPGYPQATGRHQLVLNLNIPEAFDYLVERMSWLLGEHAVDYVKWDMNRELVQPGHNGKAAADAQTRQFYRLLDVLGERFPHIEFESCSSGGGRIDYEVLTRSHRFWASDNNDALERNAIQRGMSYFFPPEVMGAHIGHHKCHATFRQHSIQFRGLTALFGHMGLELDPLTVDEDEREGYRHYAALHKRWREVIHHGTQWRVDMPDATTLAQGIVSEDKTQGLFIVSQLRMPDYTLMMPLRMPGLDASAQYRITLLDHPNIQITGEGGHTMRKLPSWMETPQTASGEWLMQAGLALPILDPETAILIGVERV, encoded by the coding sequence ATGCAAGATTCCATTTTTCGACTTGAAAGCAATACGGTAGACGTGGTGATTAAAACCCACCCGTTCGCCGAAATTCTCTACTGGGGGCCGCACCTTCAGCACTTTTCGCCGCAGGATGCGCTGAGTATTGCGCGCCCTGTTGCGAACGGCAGGCTGGACGTTGACTCCCCGGTCGCGCTGATGGCGGAGCTGGGGCACGGCCTGTTTGGCTCGCCGGGCATTGAGGGGCACCGCCAGGGGCTGGACGGTTCCCCTGTGTTCAAAACCACGCAGGTGCAGCAGGAATTAAACACCCTGACGATTACCGCTGAGGATGAGCATGCGGGGCTGCGCCTGACCAGCGAGCTGGCGCTGGACGCCAGCGGCGTGCTGGTAGTGCGCCATGGCTTAACGAACCTGAAAGCGATCCCCTGGCAGGTGGATCGCTTCGCCGTCACGCTGCCGGTGGCGGAACGCGCGCAGGAGGTGATGGCCTTCCACGGACGCTGGATTAGAGAATTCCAGCCGCACCGCGTAACGCTTGAACACGACGGCTTCGTAATTGAAAACCGCCGGGGTAAAACCTCCCACGAGCACTTCCCGGCGCTGATTTCTGGCACGCCGTCGTTCAGCGAAATGCAGGGCGACGTCTGGGGCGTGCATCTGGGCTGGAGCGGCAACCACCGCCTGCGCGCGGAGGCCAAAACCGACGGTCGTCGCTATCTGCAGGCCGAAGCGCTTTACCTCCCCGGCGAAATGGCCGTGGAAGAGGGCGACACGCTCTGGACGCCGCGCCTGTACGCCAGCTACTCCACGCGCGGCCTGAACGGCATGAGCCAGCAGTTCCACCGTTACCTGCGCGATAACGTTATCCGCTTCCCGGACGACAAACCGCGGCCGGTGCATCTCAATACCTGGGAAGGGATCTACTTCAACCACGACCCGGACTACATCATGCGCATGGCCGACGAGGCCGCGGCGCTGGGGGTGGAACGCTTTATTATCGACGACGGCTGGTTCAAGGGCCGCAACGACGACCACGCCGCGCTGGGCGACTGGTATCTGGACGAAAAAAAATACCCGAACGGCCTGACGCCGGTGATCGATCGCGTCAAACGGCTCGGCATGGAGTTTGGCATTTGGGTTGAGCCTGAGATGATCAACCCCGATTCGGATCTGTATCGCGCGCATCCTGACTGGGTGCTGGCGCTGCCGGGCTATCCCCAGGCGACCGGACGTCATCAGCTGGTGCTCAACCTCAACATCCCGGAGGCCTTTGATTACCTCGTGGAGCGCATGAGCTGGCTGCTGGGCGAGCACGCGGTCGACTACGTGAAGTGGGACATGAACCGCGAGCTGGTGCAGCCGGGGCACAACGGCAAGGCCGCCGCCGACGCGCAGACCCGCCAGTTCTATCGGCTGCTGGACGTGCTGGGCGAGCGCTTCCCGCATATTGAGTTTGAATCCTGCTCCTCCGGCGGCGGGCGAATCGATTACGAAGTGCTGACACGCAGCCACCGCTTCTGGGCGTCCGACAACAACGACGCCCTGGAACGCAACGCTATCCAGCGCGGCATGAGCTACTTCTTCCCGCCGGAGGTGATGGGCGCGCATATCGGTCATCATAAATGCCACGCGACCTTCCGCCAGCACAGCATTCAGTTTCGCGGGCTGACGGCCCTGTTTGGCCATATGGGGCTGGAGCTGGATCCGCTTACCGTCGATGAAGATGAGCGTGAAGGCTATCGGCACTACGCCGCGCTGCACAAGCGGTGGCGCGAGGTCATTCATCACGGCACGCAGTGGCGCGTGGATATGCCGGACGCCACCACCCTGGCACAGGGTATCGTGAGCGAAGATAAGACGCAGGGGCTGTTTATCGTCAGCCAGCTCAGGATGCCGGATTACACCCTGATGATGCCGCTGCGCATGCCTGGGTTAGACGCCAGCGCGCAGTACCGCATCACGCTGCTCGATCACCCAAATATCCAGATTACGGGAGAGGGTGGACACACCATGCGCAAGCTGCCGTCGTGGATGGAAACGCCGCAAACGGCGAGCGGCGAGTGGCTGATGCAGGCGGGTCTTGCGCTGCCGATTCTGGATCCGGAAACCGCCATTCTGATTGGCGTTGAACGCGTGTAA
- a CDS encoding helix-turn-helix domain-containing protein yields the protein MTQPISAIAKSLVRERLRTGLSLAEIARRAGIAKSTLSQLESGNGNPSLETLWSLCVALDIPFARLFEPQQPATQVLRRGEGTKVIAGQANYEAILLAACPPGARRDVYLLLTQPGADRISQPHPPGSVEHIIVTQGRALVGLIDAAEELGPGDYICYPADLPHIFKALEPDTHALLVAEQN from the coding sequence ATGACGCAGCCAATCAGCGCGATCGCCAAAAGCCTGGTGCGGGAACGCCTGCGAACCGGGCTATCACTGGCAGAAATTGCCCGACGCGCCGGAATAGCAAAGTCCACGCTTTCGCAGCTGGAGTCCGGCAACGGCAACCCGAGCCTGGAAACGCTCTGGTCGCTTTGCGTGGCGCTGGATATTCCCTTCGCCCGGCTGTTCGAACCGCAGCAGCCTGCCACCCAGGTGCTACGCCGGGGTGAAGGCACGAAGGTGATTGCCGGGCAGGCCAACTACGAGGCCATTCTGCTGGCCGCCTGCCCGCCGGGCGCGCGACGCGATGTCTACCTGCTGCTCACCCAGCCGGGCGCAGACCGCATTTCCCAGCCGCATCCACCGGGATCGGTTGAGCACATTATTGTGACCCAGGGGCGGGCGTTAGTCGGCCTGATCGACGCGGCGGAAGAGCTGGGGCCGGGGGATTACATTTGCTATCCCGCTGACCTGCCGCATATCTTTAAGGCGCTGGAGCCGGATACGCACGCGCTGCTGGTGGCGGAACAAAATTAA
- a CDS encoding putative frv operon regulatory protein: MLNERQFALLDELESQPVSLSVLARQTGVSARTILRDIDYLNFTLSGKARIRAMGSTLYQLDMIDRKGYFQLLQRHDNDDRMLALLLINPVISRAQLADALNLPDAWVAERLPRLKVRHARAFTLASRPGSGHYVAVGQDKRIILLANLFRKDPFVYPLAGITTDTFATLQEQCRQLTDWPDVATDYVVSTILAAYALRQHLIDTSSFHGNHALKPCTERAGIWINPVVLSVLAKRLDSLQQQANGMTPEYVTERLAANTTAGQPHIVDAQLIEDLTGHLKRCVAMPQWLAENRQGSMNNLKAAWPAAFDMSVKFINHLRTVVDIPLIDSDLPGLYFACALERHHHESTPVILLSDQNAIATINKMAIEREVLNCRVMVVRTPEALWALCDELTPGVVINNSHYPLDDRQDRVLTIRNIISAAGIDQIKDYLASAFIRQQPERFFPQDGDFHYHNAPGESWAQIVNGITARLCGDKCMSSTEAQHICQREREGENLIVNRIAIPHCWSERPQPFRGYFITLESPVCVNGDEVRHVLMACASAANRQELKIFSFLASVLSRHSPETIEKLKHYGEFMALLR; encoded by the coding sequence ATGCTCAATGAACGCCAGTTTGCCCTACTCGACGAACTTGAATCGCAGCCCGTATCGCTTAGCGTGCTGGCGCGGCAGACCGGCGTTTCCGCTCGCACTATCCTACGCGATATCGACTACCTTAACTTTACCCTGAGCGGCAAGGCGCGCATCAGAGCCATGGGCAGCACCCTGTATCAGCTGGATATGATTGACCGCAAAGGCTATTTCCAGCTTTTACAGCGCCATGATAATGATGATCGGATGCTGGCGCTGCTGCTGATCAATCCGGTCATCTCCCGCGCGCAGCTTGCTGACGCGCTGAATTTACCCGACGCCTGGGTGGCCGAGCGTTTACCACGCCTGAAAGTACGTCACGCCCGGGCATTTACCCTCGCAAGCCGCCCCGGTTCTGGCCATTACGTGGCGGTCGGGCAGGATAAGCGCATTATTTTGCTGGCTAACCTGTTTCGAAAAGATCCCTTTGTTTATCCACTCGCAGGCATAACTACCGACACCTTCGCCACGCTTCAGGAGCAGTGTCGTCAGCTCACGGACTGGCCTGACGTGGCGACAGACTATGTGGTGAGTACGATCCTCGCGGCGTACGCCCTGCGCCAGCATCTTATCGACACCTCTTCGTTCCATGGAAATCACGCGTTAAAGCCGTGTACAGAACGTGCGGGCATCTGGATAAACCCTGTGGTCCTCAGCGTGCTGGCTAAACGGCTGGACAGTTTGCAGCAGCAGGCGAACGGCATGACGCCTGAATACGTAACCGAACGGCTTGCCGCCAATACCACGGCGGGTCAACCTCACATCGTCGACGCGCAGCTGATTGAGGATTTAACTGGCCATCTCAAGCGCTGCGTCGCCATGCCGCAATGGCTTGCTGAGAACCGTCAGGGATCAATGAATAATCTTAAAGCCGCGTGGCCGGCGGCGTTCGACATGAGCGTAAAATTCATTAATCATCTGCGAACGGTGGTGGATATACCGCTTATCGACAGCGATCTCCCGGGGCTTTACTTCGCCTGCGCGCTGGAACGACACCATCACGAATCGACCCCGGTTATTCTTCTCTCTGACCAGAATGCGATTGCGACAATTAATAAAATGGCGATTGAACGCGAGGTGTTGAACTGCCGGGTGATGGTGGTACGCACGCCCGAGGCGCTTTGGGCGCTGTGTGATGAGTTGACGCCAGGAGTGGTGATTAACAATAGCCATTACCCGCTGGATGACAGGCAGGACCGCGTGCTGACCATCCGCAATATTATTAGTGCCGCCGGTATCGATCAGATTAAAGATTATCTGGCATCTGCGTTTATCCGCCAGCAGCCGGAGCGCTTTTTCCCACAAGACGGGGATTTTCACTATCACAATGCTCCGGGCGAAAGCTGGGCGCAGATCGTCAATGGTATTACGGCACGGCTGTGCGGTGATAAATGCATGAGTTCAACTGAAGCGCAGCACATTTGTCAGCGAGAGCGGGAAGGCGAGAATTTAATTGTGAATCGGATTGCCATTCCTCACTGCTGGAGCGAACGGCCACAGCCCTTTCGTGGGTATTTTATTACCCTTGAGTCGCCAGTGTGCGTTAACGGTGATGAGGTCAGGCATGTGCTGATGGCCTGCGCCAGCGCAGCGAATCGGCAGGAACTGAAGATATTTAGCTTTTTGGCCAGCGTGCTGAGCCGCCATTCGCCAGAGACGATCGAGAAATTAAAGCACTACGGGGAGTTTATGGCGCTACTACGGTAA
- a CDS encoding AzlC family ABC transporter permease, producing MKHHLSCLKGDTIKAIILVCLAVGVVGMSYGSLAMAYGFPVWVPFVLSITVLAGASEFMFIGIVASGGNPLAAAAGLLVNARHVPFGVTVRELVGQRGLSYLGCHIMNDESVVFGLSQKTPEQRKAAYWLCGLGVAIIWPLGALLGAMVGKLLPAPETIGLDAVFPAILLALVVPAFKNRTTLIRACTGAALSLAAVPFAPVGLPVLLSLLGLAARKK from the coding sequence ATGAAGCATCACCTCTCCTGCCTGAAAGGCGACACGATAAAAGCAATCATCCTGGTGTGCCTCGCGGTGGGCGTGGTCGGGATGTCCTACGGCTCGCTGGCGATGGCCTACGGCTTCCCGGTCTGGGTGCCGTTTGTGCTCTCCATTACCGTGCTGGCGGGCGCGTCCGAATTTATGTTTATCGGCATTGTGGCGAGCGGCGGTAATCCGCTGGCGGCGGCGGCCGGTTTGCTGGTGAACGCGCGTCATGTACCGTTCGGCGTCACGGTACGTGAGCTGGTCGGCCAGCGCGGCCTGAGCTATTTGGGCTGCCACATCATGAACGACGAAAGCGTGGTGTTCGGCCTGTCGCAGAAAACGCCCGAGCAGCGTAAAGCGGCCTACTGGCTGTGCGGTTTGGGCGTGGCGATTATCTGGCCGCTCGGCGCGCTGCTGGGCGCGATGGTCGGCAAGCTGCTGCCCGCCCCGGAAACCATCGGGCTGGATGCGGTATTCCCGGCCATTCTGCTGGCGCTGGTGGTGCCCGCGTTTAAAAACCGCACCACGCTGATCCGCGCCTGCACCGGCGCGGCGCTGTCGCTTGCCGCCGTGCCGTTTGCCCCGGTGGGCCTGCCGGTTCTGCTCTCTTTACTCGGCCTCGCCGCGAGGAAAAAATAA
- a CDS encoding PTS fructose-like transporter subunit IIBC: MEPSLKLVAITNCPAGIAHTYMVAEALERKARDRGHIIQVETQGSSGVENHLSDDAIRAADYVILATGRGLSADDRARFAGKQVYQIPISQALKNIDAIFDNLASQSQFFAADSSVKLGKQDVQKGSVMSHLMAGVSAALPFVIGGGILVALANTLVQLGLPYTDMAKGAPSFTWVVESIGYLGFTFMIPIMGAYIALSIADKPAFAPAFLVCYLANDKGLLGTQSGAGFLGAVVLGLAIGYFVLWFRKVRLGKALQPLLGSMLIPFVTLLVFGVLTWYVVGPLMSDLMGGLLHFLNTIPPSMKLGAAFLVGAMLAFDMGGPVNKTAWFFCFSLLEKHIYDWYAIVGVVALMPPVAAGIATYLAPKLFTEQEKAAASSAIVVGATVATEPAIPYALAAPLPMLTANTLSGGIAGMLTVSFGIQRLAPGLGVFDPLIGLMSPASSFYLVLAIGLALNISLIILLKGGWLKRQAARREAIHER, encoded by the coding sequence ATGGAACCATCCTTAAAACTGGTGGCGATCACCAACTGCCCGGCGGGCATTGCCCATACCTATATGGTGGCCGAGGCGCTGGAGCGTAAGGCGCGCGATCGGGGCCATATCATTCAGGTGGAAACGCAGGGCTCAAGCGGCGTGGAAAATCATTTGAGTGACGACGCCATTCGCGCGGCAGACTACGTAATTCTGGCAACCGGGCGCGGGCTGAGCGCGGACGATCGCGCCCGCTTTGCCGGAAAGCAGGTTTATCAGATCCCGATTTCACAGGCACTCAAAAATATCGACGCCATTTTTGATAATTTAGCCTCTCAATCACAGTTTTTCGCCGCCGATAGCAGTGTGAAGCTGGGTAAACAGGATGTGCAAAAAGGCAGCGTGATGAGCCATCTGATGGCGGGCGTCTCCGCCGCGCTGCCGTTTGTCATCGGCGGCGGTATTCTGGTCGCGCTCGCCAATACGCTGGTACAGCTGGGGCTACCGTACACTGATATGGCGAAAGGCGCGCCGTCGTTTACCTGGGTGGTGGAGTCCATCGGCTACCTGGGCTTTACCTTTATGATCCCGATTATGGGCGCGTACATTGCGCTGTCGATAGCCGACAAACCAGCCTTCGCCCCGGCGTTTCTGGTGTGCTATCTGGCGAATGATAAGGGGCTGCTCGGGACGCAGTCCGGCGCGGGGTTCCTCGGGGCCGTGGTGCTGGGGCTGGCGATTGGCTACTTCGTGCTGTGGTTCCGCAAGGTTAGGCTTGGCAAGGCGCTTCAGCCGCTTCTCGGCTCAATGCTGATTCCGTTCGTGACGCTGCTGGTGTTTGGCGTACTGACCTGGTACGTGGTCGGGCCGCTGATGTCCGATCTGATGGGCGGCCTGCTGCATTTCCTGAATACCATTCCACCGTCGATGAAGCTGGGCGCGGCATTTTTAGTAGGCGCGATGCTGGCGTTCGATATGGGCGGCCCGGTTAATAAAACCGCGTGGTTCTTCTGCTTCTCGCTGCTGGAAAAACATATCTACGACTGGTACGCCATTGTCGGTGTGGTCGCGCTGATGCCGCCCGTCGCGGCGGGTATTGCCACCTATCTTGCCCCGAAGCTGTTTACCGAACAGGAAAAAGCGGCCGCCAGCAGCGCGATTGTGGTGGGCGCGACCGTCGCCACCGAACCGGCCATCCCTTACGCGCTGGCGGCCCCGCTGCCGATGCTGACCGCCAATACCCTCAGCGGCGGGATCGCGGGCATGCTGACTGTTTCATTTGGCATTCAGCGCCTTGCCCCCGGGCTGGGCGTGTTCGATCCGCTGATTGGCCTTATGTCTCCGGCAAGCTCTTTCTATCTGGTGCTGGCGATTGGTCTGGCGCTGAATATCTCGCTGATTATTTTACTCAAAGGCGGCTGGCTGAAGCGGCAGGCCGCGCGAAGGGAGGCAATTCATGAACGCTAA
- a CDS encoding LacI family DNA-binding transcriptional regulator — protein sequence MSLKAIAKELGLSVTTVSRALNGYDDVSAETRARVEAEAQRRGYRPNTFARRLKMGKIDAVGLVFPVHPVPLNNSVFMDMVGEISHELARHEIDLLLIADDDLADKHSYMRMVQSRRVDALIVAHTLDHDPRLVQLQAAAFPFLALGRSHLPQPYAWFDFDNYAGTYQATRWLIEKGHQRIALLGESNNQAFITQRRQGYLDALREAGLSSEWLRAMPPSRRVGYATTKELLALPQPPTAIITDCNTHGDGAAMALAQMGRLTGDSAVSLVVYDGLPQDSIVDIDVASVIQSTRQGVGKQIADMVRQLINGDDIEQLQVLWQPEFSPGQTA from the coding sequence ATGTCGCTTAAAGCCATTGCCAAAGAACTGGGGCTGTCTGTTACCACCGTCAGCCGTGCCCTCAACGGATATGACGACGTCTCCGCCGAGACGCGCGCCCGCGTGGAAGCCGAAGCCCAGCGTCGTGGCTACCGACCGAACACCTTCGCCCGCCGCCTCAAGATGGGCAAAATCGACGCCGTCGGGCTGGTATTTCCGGTGCATCCCGTTCCGCTCAATAACAGCGTGTTTATGGACATGGTCGGCGAAATTAGCCACGAACTGGCGCGACATGAGATCGACCTGCTGCTGATTGCCGATGATGATTTGGCCGATAAGCACAGCTATATGCGTATGGTGCAAAGCCGCCGCGTGGATGCGCTTATTGTGGCGCACACGCTGGACCACGATCCGCGTCTTGTGCAGCTTCAGGCCGCCGCTTTTCCGTTCCTCGCGCTCGGGCGCAGCCATCTCCCGCAGCCGTACGCGTGGTTTGACTTCGACAACTATGCCGGTACGTATCAGGCTACCCGCTGGCTCATCGAGAAAGGCCATCAGCGCATCGCCCTGCTCGGCGAAAGCAACAACCAGGCGTTCATCACCCAGCGTCGACAGGGCTATCTGGACGCTCTGCGCGAGGCCGGGCTTTCCAGCGAATGGCTGCGCGCCATGCCGCCGTCGCGCCGCGTAGGGTATGCCACCACCAAAGAGCTTCTCGCCCTGCCGCAGCCGCCCACGGCCATCATTACCGACTGCAACACCCACGGCGACGGCGCGGCGATGGCGCTGGCGCAGATGGGGCGCTTAACCGGCGATAGCGCCGTCTCGCTGGTGGTCTACGATGGATTACCGCAGGACAGCATCGTCGATATTGACGTGGCGTCGGTGATTCAGTCCACCCGTCAGGGCGTTGGGAAACAGATTGCCGACATGGTGCGCCAGCTGATTAACGGCGACGATATTGAGCAGCTTCAGGTGCTCTGGCAGCCTGAATTCTCTCCGGGCCAGACGGCCTAA
- a CDS encoding MFS transporter, whose protein sequence is MNTTTCTHKDNPNFWIFGLFFFLYFFIMATCFPFLPIWLSDIIGLNKTHTGIVFSCISLSAIAFQPVLGVISDKLGLKKHLLWVVAVMLFLFAPFFLYVFAPLLKTSIWLGALSGGLYIGFVFSAGSGAIEAYIERVSRNSFFEYGKARMFGCLGWGLCASTGGILFGIDPSYVFWMGSAAALLLMLLLVVAKPKPNQTAQVMNALGANQPQITAKTVFNLFRQRRMWMFILYVIGVACVYDVFDQQFATFFKTFFATPQEGTRAFGFATTAGEICNAIIMFCSPWIINRIGAKNTLLIAGLIMATRIIGSSFATTAAEVIALKMLHALEVPFLLVGAFKYITGVFDTRLSATIYLIGFQFAKQSAAIFLSAFAGNMYDRIGFQETYLMLGCFVLAVTLVSAFTLSSRKDVDALQAAPMTR, encoded by the coding sequence ATGAACACAACAACCTGTACCCACAAAGACAACCCTAACTTCTGGATCTTCGGGCTGTTCTTCTTTCTCTACTTCTTCATCATGGCCACCTGCTTTCCGTTCCTGCCGATCTGGCTGTCGGACATCATTGGCCTGAACAAAACCCATACCGGGATTGTCTTCTCCTGCATCTCGCTGTCGGCCATCGCCTTCCAGCCGGTGCTTGGGGTGATTTCGGACAAGCTGGGGCTGAAAAAACATCTCCTGTGGGTAGTCGCGGTAATGCTGTTTCTGTTCGCGCCGTTCTTCCTGTACGTCTTCGCGCCATTGCTGAAAACCAGTATCTGGCTGGGGGCGCTGAGCGGCGGGTTATATATCGGCTTTGTCTTCTCGGCGGGATCGGGGGCGATTGAGGCCTACATTGAACGCGTGAGCCGCAACAGCTTCTTCGAATACGGCAAGGCGCGCATGTTCGGCTGTCTCGGCTGGGGGCTGTGCGCCTCAACGGGCGGCATCCTGTTCGGCATTGACCCGTCGTACGTGTTCTGGATGGGATCGGCGGCGGCGCTGTTGCTGATGCTGCTGCTGGTGGTCGCGAAGCCGAAGCCCAACCAGACGGCGCAGGTCATGAACGCCCTTGGCGCGAACCAGCCGCAGATCACCGCTAAAACCGTGTTCAACCTGTTCCGCCAGCGCAGAATGTGGATGTTCATTCTGTACGTGATTGGCGTGGCCTGCGTGTATGACGTTTTCGATCAGCAGTTTGCCACCTTCTTTAAAACCTTCTTCGCCACGCCGCAGGAAGGCACCCGGGCCTTTGGTTTTGCCACCACGGCGGGGGAAATTTGCAACGCCATCATCATGTTCTGCTCGCCGTGGATCATTAACCGCATCGGCGCGAAAAACACGCTGCTGATTGCCGGGCTTATCATGGCGACGCGCATCATCGGCTCGTCGTTCGCCACCACCGCCGCGGAGGTCATTGCCCTCAAGATGCTGCACGCGCTGGAAGTTCCGTTCCTGCTGGTGGGCGCATTTAAGTACATCACGGGGGTATTTGATACGCGCCTGTCGGCGACTATCTATCTGATCGGCTTCCAGTTTGCTAAACAGTCGGCGGCCATTTTCCTCTCCGCCTTTGCCGGGAATATGTATGACCGGATCGGCTTCCAGGAGACGTACCTGATGCTGGGCTGCTTCGTACTGGCCGTCACGCTGGTATCCGCGTTTACGCTTTCAAGCCGTAAAGACGTTGACGCACTACAGGCTGCGCCCATGACTCGCTAA